From Medicago truncatula cultivar Jemalong A17 chromosome 7, MtrunA17r5.0-ANR, whole genome shotgun sequence, a single genomic window includes:
- the LOC11442581 gene encoding uncharacterized protein yields the protein MALELCSENCGPRISFSHDFSQSDFIPVEQHPIRSKSSGLNSSIDFDFNVSESLNLEESSSAAELFSDGRILPAEIKKKQVPLKQSLTTQSPSPNPSLNPSYSTCNNESNGKNLRKESTKESKYLNDEVCEKQSSNSKSFWSFKRSSSCGSGYGRSLCPLPLLSRSNSTGSSTSSVNNKRNSLSKEGISTVKSNSQKLSSTRLSNSSGSNSYLKPPLNKSYGSHGHSVRVNPVLNVPPANLFGLSSIFSSKSKKK from the coding sequence ATGGCACTTGAACTTTGCTCAGAAAATTGTGGTCCAAGAATTTCATTCTCACATGATTTTTCACAATCTGATTTCATACCTGTTGAGCAACACCCCATTAGATCAAAATCTTCTGGGTTGAATTCAagtattgattttgatttcaatGTTAGTGAAAGTCTCAACCTTGAAGAATCATCTTCAGCAGCAGAGCTTTTCTCAGATGGAAGAATTCTTCCAGCTGAAATCAAGAAAAAACAAGTTCCTTTGAAGCAAAGTTTAACTACTCAATCACCATCACCAAACCCTTCATTGAATCCTTCATATTCAACTTGCAACAATGAGTCTAATGGTAAAAACTTGAGAAAAGAAAGCACTAAAGAAAGCAAGTATTTGAATGATGAAGTGTGTGAGAAACAAAGTTCAAATTCCAAGTCATTTTGGAGCTTCAAGAGAAGTAGTAGTTGTGGAAGTGGATATGGAAGAAGTTTGTGTCCTTTACCACTTTTATCTAGAAGCAATTCAACTGGATCTTCTACCTCAAGTGTTAACAACAAGAGGAATTCTTTGTCAAAAGAGGGTATTAGTACTGTTAAATCAAATTCACAGAAACTTTCTTCAACAAGGCTTTCTAACTCATCTGGTTCAAACAGTTATCTTAAACCTCCATTGAATAAGAGTTATGGATCTCATGGTCATTCTGTTAGAGTTAATCCTGTTTTGAATGTTCCTCCTGCTAACCTATTTGGTTTGAGTTCAATCTTCTCCAGCAAGAGCAAGAAAAAGTAG